Proteins found in one Plasmodium sp. gorilla clade G2 genome assembly, chromosome: 14 genomic segment:
- a CDS encoding DnaJ protein, putative, whose protein sequence is MSSIQNVDLYEILGVSRRAGIREITQAYRILALKYHPDKFLTNFGKSAKPKDLNDATNQEQNLVVVPSEDVKATESTAEGENKISANDQVAQVEENAEKTEKTEKTERTEKTENSENAEKSEKTEKTENAEKTENAEKTEKTENAENAENAEKSEKSENAENSGNSSNSVIAENQTVATEELADEEKNQEEVSTNCSHNQEEEMTLEKCKEIFLQIQKAYEILKNPESRESYDFFGLDKNMDEFQTYYDPKLFRSRINVEDIRNYESFYKGSAAEKEDLISFYERYGGDLKNILEYIPLSETPDINRFIAIFEKSFANGEIVKTELYEISLPNMQKIISKYESLMLKEQAEFSKNADKKKSRKKKEDSLEELIVAIRNNEEKRNLKIGNLLANIENEHKKKSKKRKKEEFPTEEELDKIKKKLEENKKKKEQSRGKK, encoded by the coding sequence ATGAGCAGCATACAGAATGTAGATCTTTATGAAATCCTAGGAGTTAGCAGAAGGGCAGGTATCAGGGAGATCACCCAAGCTTATCGAATTTTGGCATTGAAATACCATCCAGATAAGTTTTTAACAAACTTTGGGAAATCTGCTAAACCTAAGGATTTAAACGATGCTACTAATCAAGAGCAAAATCTTGTGGTTGTGCCATCTGAAGATGTAAAAGCTACTGAAAGCACAGCTGAAGGGGAAAATAAGATTTCTGCAAATGATCAAGTAGCTCAAGTAGAAGAAAATGCTGAAAAGACTGAAAAGACTGAAAAGACTGAAAGGACTGAAAAGACCGAAAATTCAGAAAATGCTGAAAAGTCTGAAAAGACTGAAAAGACTGAAAATGCTGAAAAGACTGAAAATGCTGAAAAGACTGAAAAGACTGAAAATGCTGAAAATGCTGAAAATGCTGAAAAGTCTGAAAAGTCTGAAAATGCTGAAAATTCTGGAAATTCTTCAAATTCCGTAATTGCTGAGAATCAAACAGTTGCTACTGAAGAATTGGCTGATGAAGAAAAGAATCAAGAAGAAGTTAGCACAAATTGCAGCCATAACCAGGAAGAAGAAATGACATTGGAGAAATGTAAGGAAATATTCTTACAAATACAAAAAGCATACGAGATATTGAAGAATCCAGAATCAAGAGAGAGTTATGATTTTTTTGGATTGGATAAGAACATGGATGAATTCCAAACTTATTATGATCCAAAATTATTTCGTTCTCGTATTAATGTGGAAGACATTCGTAATTATGAGAGCTTTTACAAAGGTAGTGCTGCCGAGAAAGAAGACTTGATAAGCTTCTATGAAAGATATGGTGGtgatttgaaaaatatacttGAGTATATACCTCTTAGTGAAACTCCAGATATAAATCGTTTCATTGCCATATTTGAGAAATCTTTTGCTAATGGAGAAATTGTTAAGACagaattatatgaaatatctTTACCAAATATGCAAAAAATCATTAGTAAATACGAAAGTCTCATGTTGAAAGAACAAGCTGAGTTTTCAAAAAATGCTGACAAGAAAAAAtcaagaaagaaaaaagaagattCACTTGAAGAATTAATTGTTGCCATCAGAAATAACGAAGAAAAGAGAAATCTCAAAATTGGTAACCTCTTAGCTAATATTGAAAACgagcacaaaaaaaaaagcaaaaaaagaaaaaaagaagaattcCCCACTGAAGAAGAATTGgataaaatcaaaaaaaaattagaggaaaacaaaaaaaaaaaagaacaaagtagaggaaaaaaataa
- a CDS encoding nucleoporin NUP116/NSP116,putative: MERVVFKIMNENRIYANGCFLNIIAWNIPSEELDEIIKKYHFVFWKVYMDLYEKYRKEKIEDNIDTAIVCVVVKKYVKPHFIESVQFTKLDVSDLMGRVIPVYMNTNGKWKDLNIEEGNMVVIVNPHIYKTDEDSKNHAIDLQNSDNVINVATVAHVYKCVGRNSLPDKCPYLLHIPNTGFYCSRHLSCFSSRFNLHLEKEMTKHEENRLNNNYKTTHYLKLGDLKLGDLKLDDLKNDDLKNGDLKTDDLKTDDLKTEVLKLDDLNLDDLNLDDLKIDDLKIDDLKIEYLKIGDLNIDYMDRDDLDLDDLDLDDLDLDDIKGEDKKRDDNPRDDNQKDGNPRDGNPRDGNPRDGNPRDGNPRDGNPRDDNPRDDNPRDGNPRDGNQRDGNQRDGNTQECSNFFHRRFSNSERKDNLSKQNNFQNHNCNYIDVDVKSESDLFNNYNSTCTSRKFVDSKCEVDILCSLHSSKEELKESILPTSSETNVVQETFKRINNVRNKPNETDRAQNKSSGICRPDISSDRIDGISECLDMKKSIGESSSTKRRLSPSLFRNNENNKSSDNVNEVRKPSITRSRIEQSLDANKGIAQPKERKNEAKQTLYGNKEAKQTLYGNKEAKQTLYGNKEAKQTLYGNKEAKQTLYGNKEAKQTLYGNKEAKQTLYGNKEAKQTLYGNKEAKQTLYGNKEANQTLYGNKEAKQTLYGNKEAKQTLYGQRKLSHPSDIYNKQFQERSSKSHEMEQKRGTEKYDKACFRDSYIKTKTPSSHLTSYENRKGLYNTYVRTNENYEGTNKFINSNIYRETKTKEQIYPNNKEKINKNILDNQNITVGKKRPFGDMYDIKNTCEQKNAFFSESQKVYRTNNNIYQNNDKLVKHPSGKENNINPYTNNTLLECFTERDIEEHIKIRNKYSHTPVENEHILNRSKNEQNNERKKIKKPLHIILNEIEKAELYGVNELYKISINMNSIIKNFQHYIEDLDYKKVMQMCNRLSMHNFSYIRDIASILIRKMQETVDQKYTEFKFYSN; the protein is encoded by the coding sequence ATGGAACGAGTggtttttaaaattatgaatGAAAATCGTATTTATGCTAATGGATGCTTCTTAAATATTATTGCTTGGAATATTCCTTCTGAAGAACTagatgaaattataaaaaaatatcattttgttttttggaAGGTTTATATGGACCTTTACGAAAAATACAGGAAAGAGAAGATTGAAGATAATATAGATACTGCTATTGTATGTGTTGTTGTGAAGAAATATGTGAAACCTCATTTTATTGAAAGCGTACAATTCACAAAATTGGATGTTTCAGATCTTATGGGACGTGTTATTCCTGTTTATATGAATACAAATGGTAAATGGAAAGATCTTAATATAGAAGAAGGCAATATGGTAGTTATTGTTAATCCTCATATTTATAAGACGGATGAAGATTCTAAAAATCATGCTATAGATTTGCAGAATTCAGACAATGTTATAAATGTTGCTACTGTTGCTCATGTGTATAAATGTGTAGGAAGAAATTCATTACCAGACAAATGCCCTTATTTATTGCATATACCTAATACAGGATTTTATTGTTCTCGTCATCTTAGTTGTTTTAGTAGTAGATTTAATTTACATCTAGAAAAGGAAATGACAAAACATGAAGAAAATcgtttaaataataattataagacAACTCATTATTTGAAGCTTGGTGATTTGAAGCTTGGTGATTTGAAGCTTGATGATTTGAAGAATGATGATTTGAAGAATGGTGATTTGAAGACTGATGATTTGAAGACTGATGATTTGAAGACTGAAGTTTTGAAGCTTGATGATTTGAACCTTGATGATTTGAACCTTGATGATTTGAAGATTGATGATTTGAAGATTGATGATTTGAAGATTGAGTATTTGAAGATTGGGGATTTGAACATTGATTATATGGACCGTGATGATTTGGACCTTGATGATTTGGACCTTGATGATTTGGACCTTGATGATATCAAAGGGGAAGATAAAAAAAGAGATGATAACCCAAGAGATGATAACCAAAAAGATGGTAACCCAAGAGATGGTAACCCAAGAGATGGTAACCCAAGAGATGGTAACCCAAGAGATGGTAACCCAAGAGATGGTAACCCAAGAGATGATAACCCAAGAGATGATAACCCAAGAGATGGTAACCCAAGAGATGGTAACCAAAGAGATGGTAACCAAAGAGATGGTAACACACAAGAATGTTCAAATTTTTTTCACAGACGATTTTCAAATTCCGAAAGAAAAGATAACCTCAGTAAACAAAACAACTTTCAGAATCATAATTGCAATTATATAGATGTTGATGTAAAATCTGAGTctgatttatttaataattataattctaCATGTACTAGTAGAAAATTTGTTGATTCAAAATGTGAAGTTGATATTTTGTGTTCTTTACATTCATCCAAAGAGGAGTTAAAAGAAAGTATACTACCAACATCAAGTGAAACAAATGTAGTACAAGAAACAttcaaaagaataaataatgtAAGGAATAAACCAAATGAAACAGATAGAGCACAAAATAAGTCAAGTGGTATATGTAGACCAGATATATCATCCGACAGAATTGATGGAATATCTGAATGTTTAGATATGAAAAAAAGCATAGGAGAATCATCATCAACAAAACGTAGATTATCACCATCATTATTTAGAAATAacgaaaataataaatcgtCAGATAATGTAAATGAAGTACGAAAACCATCAATTACAAGAAGTAGAATCGAACAGAGTTTAGATGCAAATAAAGGAATAGCACAGCCAAAGGAGAGAAAAAATGAGGCAAAACAAACATTATATGGAAACAAGGAAGCAAAACAAACATTATATGGAAATAAGGAAGCAAAACAAACATTATATGGAAACAAGGAAGCAAAACAAACATTATATGGAAACAAGGAAGCAAAACAAACATTATATGGAAACAAGGAAGCAAAACAAACATTATATGGAAACAAGGAAGCAAAACAAACACTATATGGAAACAAGGAAGCAAAACAAACATTATATGGAAACAAGGAAGCAAAACAAACATTATATGGAAACAAGGAAGCAAACCAAACACTATATGGAAACAAGGAAGCAAAACAAACACTATATGGAAACAAGGAAGCAAAACAAACATTATATGGACAAAGAAAATTATCACACCCTTCagatatatacaataaaCAATTTCAAGAACGAAGTAGCAAATCACATGAAATGGAACAAAAAAGAGGAACAGAAAAATATGACAAGGCATGTTTTCGtgattcatatattaaaacaaaaacacCTTCATCTCATTTGACATCTTACGAAAATAGGAAAGGGTTATACAATACATATGTAAGAACAAATGAAAACTATGAAGGAAcgaataaatttattaattcaaatatatatagagaaacaaaaacaaaagaacaaatttatccaaataataaagaaaaaatcaataaaaatattttggataatcaaaatataacAGTAGGTAAAAAACGTCCTTTTGGTGATATGtatgatattaaaaatacatgtgaacaaaaaaatgCTTTTTTTTCTGAATCTCAAAAAGTATAtagaacaaataataatatctatcaaaataatgataaattagTAAAACATCCATCtggaaaagaaaataatataaatcctTACACAAATAATACACTATTAGAATGTTTCACAGAAAGAGATATAGAAGAACATATTAAAATTCGTAACAAATACTCTCATACTCCAGTTGaaaatgaacatatattaaatagaagtaaaaatgaacaaaataatgaaagaaaaaaaataaagaaaccacttcatataatattaaatgaaattgAAAAGGCAGAACTTTATGGTGTAAATGAACTATATAAAATTTCTATAAATATGAActcaattataaaaaattttcaacATTATATAGAGGATTTagattataaaaaagttATGCAAATGTGCAATAGATTGTCGATGCACAACTTTAGTTATATAAGAGATATAGCTTCAATACTTATAAGAAAAATGCAAGAAACAGTTGATCAAAAATATACAGAATTCAAATTCTAttcaaattaa